From one Candidatus Neomarinimicrobiota bacterium genomic stretch:
- the uvrB gene encoding excinuclease ABC subunit UvrB gives MAEFNLVSSYEPRGDQPQAIEELTEGLDRGDKHQTLLGVTGSGKTFSMAHVIKNYGRPTLVISHNKTLAAQLYGELRSFFPENAVEYFISYYDYYQPEAYLPVTDTFIEKDSSVNEEIDKLRLKATSSLMARDDVIVVASVSCIYGIGSPKEYRDLMVLLKKGQEYARKALFYKFVDIHYARNDFSFEPGTFRVRGDSVEIYPAYAENPIRLEFWGDTLEDISIIDPMTGEILESRDTAVIYPAKHFVTTEENMKRAVKDIREELEERLIELRDNNKLLEAQRLEQRTNFDIEMMQELGYCSGIENYSRHIANREPGERPYTLIDFFPDDFLTIIDESHVTIPQIRGMYNGDRARKETLVEHGFRLPSALDNRPMQFEEFEETIEKRVYVSATPGPYELEQCDGVVVEQVIRPTGLMDPEVDVRPTKGQIDDLIEEITNRTEDGARILVTTLTKRMSEDLTDYLRNMNLRVRYLHSEIDSVERVSILRDLRLGEFDVLVGINLLREGLDLPEVSLVAILDADKEGFLRSERSLMQTAGRAARHKKGKVIFYADKVTDSMQKVIDETERRRKIQEEYNKEHGIEPESIIKSVDDVMGSTFIANSRMETESSKVADITEKYSQDMDDLNLLEMLRQEMTEAAENREFEKAAKLRDEVEKLEEELGISEKESIFSREG, from the coding sequence ATGGCAGAATTCAACTTAGTATCCAGTTACGAGCCACGGGGAGACCAACCACAGGCTATAGAGGAGCTGACCGAAGGATTAGACCGAGGAGATAAACACCAGACACTCCTCGGCGTAACCGGCAGCGGCAAAACCTTCTCTATGGCCCATGTGATTAAAAATTACGGCCGACCCACGTTGGTTATCTCCCACAACAAAACGCTGGCGGCCCAACTCTATGGTGAACTCCGGTCATTTTTTCCGGAGAATGCCGTGGAATACTTCATTTCCTATTACGATTACTATCAGCCGGAAGCCTACTTGCCGGTGACGGATACCTTCATCGAAAAAGACTCCTCCGTAAACGAGGAGATCGATAAGTTGCGGCTCAAGGCCACCAGCTCGCTCATGGCCAGAGACGACGTCATCGTGGTGGCGAGTGTCTCGTGTATCTACGGCATCGGTTCACCGAAAGAATACCGGGATTTGATGGTCCTGCTGAAAAAGGGCCAGGAATACGCCCGGAAAGCGCTGTTCTATAAATTTGTGGATATTCACTATGCGCGAAACGATTTCTCGTTTGAGCCGGGAACCTTCCGGGTCCGGGGCGACTCAGTGGAGATCTATCCTGCGTACGCGGAAAACCCGATTCGGCTGGAATTCTGGGGCGATACGCTGGAAGATATCAGCATCATCGATCCCATGACCGGGGAAATTCTGGAGTCCAGAGATACCGCGGTCATTTATCCTGCCAAGCATTTCGTGACTACAGAGGAGAACATGAAGCGCGCCGTCAAGGATATCCGGGAGGAACTTGAGGAACGCCTCATTGAGCTTCGGGATAACAATAAACTGCTGGAAGCCCAGCGACTGGAACAGCGCACCAACTTCGACATCGAGATGATGCAGGAACTGGGCTACTGCAGCGGTATCGAAAATTACTCGCGGCATATCGCCAACCGGGAACCGGGTGAACGGCCATACACGCTTATCGACTTCTTTCCAGACGATTTCCTGACCATCATTGATGAGTCACACGTCACTATTCCGCAGATACGTGGGATGTACAACGGCGATCGGGCGCGAAAAGAGACTCTTGTAGAACATGGCTTCCGTCTGCCGTCTGCACTGGATAATCGCCCCATGCAATTCGAGGAGTTCGAAGAGACTATCGAAAAACGTGTCTACGTTTCGGCGACTCCCGGCCCGTACGAGCTGGAACAGTGCGATGGTGTGGTGGTGGAACAGGTCATCCGGCCTACCGGACTTATGGACCCCGAAGTGGACGTCCGGCCAACCAAGGGGCAAATTGACGATCTCATAGAGGAAATTACAAACCGGACGGAAGATGGCGCCCGCATCCTGGTCACCACCCTGACAAAGCGCATGTCCGAAGATCTGACTGATTATCTCCGAAACATGAATCTCAGAGTTCGGTATCTCCACTCGGAAATTGACAGCGTAGAGCGGGTGAGCATACTCCGGGATCTGCGTCTGGGAGAATTCGATGTCCTTGTCGGGATCAATCTCTTACGCGAGGGACTTGATCTGCCGGAAGTATCCCTGGTGGCCATCCTGGATGCGGACAAGGAAGGCTTTCTTAGATCAGAACGGTCGCTGATGCAGACAGCCGGCCGCGCAGCGCGGCATAAGAAGGGCAAAGTAATCTTCTATGCCGATAAGGTGACCGATTCCATGCAGAAGGTCATCGATGAGACGGAACGCCGCCGGAAGATCCAGGAAGAGTATAACAAAGAACACGGCATCGAGCCGGAATCCATTATTAAATCGGTTGATGACGTGATGGGGTCGACCTTCATCGCAAACTCCCGAATGGAAACGGAGTCGTCCAAAGTCGCGGATATCACGGAAAAATATTCGCAGGATATGGATGATTTGAACCTGCTGGAGATGCTCCGGCAGGAAATGACCGAAGCCGCGGAAAACCGGGAGTTCGAAAAAGCGGCGAAGTTGCGGGACGAAGTGGAAAAACTGGAAGAAGAATTAGGTATATCCGAAAAGGAATCAATTTTTAGCAGGGAAGGATGA
- the purD gene encoding phosphoribosylamine--glycine ligase: MKVLVIGSGGREHTIAWKVAQSPRLSKLYIAPGNAGTASLGENVDIGASDIDELVEFAKENEIDLTIVGPEQPLVDGVVDAFQEAELAIFGPDKAAAQLEGSKAFSKDFMARHNIPTASYKTFNNFRPAKEYLKTVSLPVIVKASGLAAGKGVIICQSIGEALDALEDIMKRHAFGEAGDKVVIEEFLQGEEVSIIAITDGENYKMLLPSQDHKPAYDGGRGPNTGGMGAYAPAPVASEEVVEIVRKDIIEPTLTGMKEEGHQYTGFLYCGLMITRDGPKVLEYNCRLGDPETQVILPLLESDLLDVLESVIEGGFAEEPVELSDDFATCVVAASGGYPGKYSKGKEITGLSDVDADYAEVFHAGTKERKGKIVTDGGRVFGVTCRGETLQKSIDRVYEELDKIKFNGMQFRSDIGRKGLRYY; encoded by the coding sequence ATGAAAGTACTTGTTATCGGATCGGGAGGGCGTGAGCACACAATCGCCTGGAAGGTCGCACAGAGTCCGCGGTTGTCGAAACTCTACATTGCGCCGGGCAACGCGGGCACCGCATCGCTCGGAGAAAATGTGGATATCGGCGCATCGGATATCGATGAATTGGTAGAATTCGCCAAAGAAAACGAGATCGATTTGACCATAGTCGGGCCGGAACAGCCACTGGTGGACGGCGTGGTTGATGCATTCCAGGAAGCGGAGTTGGCTATCTTCGGCCCGGATAAGGCCGCGGCTCAGCTGGAAGGAAGCAAAGCGTTTTCCAAAGATTTTATGGCGCGGCACAACATCCCGACTGCGAGCTATAAAACATTCAATAATTTTCGGCCCGCCAAGGAATATCTGAAGACTGTAAGCCTGCCGGTGATTGTGAAGGCAAGCGGTCTGGCCGCCGGGAAAGGGGTCATCATATGTCAATCCATTGGCGAAGCCCTGGATGCGTTAGAAGATATAATGAAACGCCACGCCTTTGGTGAGGCGGGTGATAAGGTGGTCATCGAGGAATTTCTACAGGGCGAAGAGGTCTCCATAATCGCGATCACGGATGGAGAAAACTACAAAATGCTCCTGCCGTCCCAGGATCACAAACCGGCCTATGACGGCGGCCGCGGTCCCAATACCGGCGGAATGGGCGCCTATGCACCAGCGCCGGTGGCCTCGGAGGAAGTCGTCGAAATCGTACGGAAAGATATCATCGAACCGACATTGACTGGCATGAAAGAGGAAGGACACCAATATACCGGTTTTCTCTATTGCGGATTAATGATTACCAGAGATGGGCCCAAAGTCCTGGAATATAACTGTCGCCTCGGCGACCCGGAAACACAAGTAATTCTGCCCCTGCTCGAGAGCGACCTGCTGGATGTGTTGGAGTCCGTTATCGAAGGTGGCTTTGCTGAAGAGCCGGTGGAATTGTCCGACGATTTTGCAACCTGCGTGGTAGCCGCCTCCGGAGGATATCCCGGCAAGTATTCAAAGGGAAAGGAAATCACAGGTTTATCCGACGTGGACGCTGACTACGCGGAAGTTTTTCATGCCGGAACCAAAGAGCGGAAAGGCAAAATCGTCACAGACGGCGGCCGGGTATTTGGCGTCACCTGCAGAGGAGAAACGCTGCAGAAATCCATCGACCGGGTATACGAGGAACTGGATAAGATCAAATTCAATGGGATGCAGTTCCGGTCGGATATCGGCCGGAAAGGGTTGCGGTACTATTAA
- a CDS encoding sigma 54-interacting transcriptional regulator, producing MSNRERLLELQDQFGIIGRSEAIFEVIETIDQVAKTDIAVLVVGESGSGKELIAKAIHNHSKRRHEPLVTVNCGAIPPGILESELFGHKKGSFTGASEERKGYFETADGGTIFLDEIGETPLETQVRLLRVIEQGEFMKVGGSENIYADVRVIAASNKDLSKQVRKNEFRKDLYYRLKAITVEVPPLRKRKEDIPLLVENFATEFCKRNNIPNKGFTEDAFTELKRYDWPGNVRELRNFVESIVILEKGNRIEGDHIRRYLHKDKAFGENGDADSSEYRSENLPVKMDKSVEEAERELILQQLFLMRRDLAEIKSVLSGKSDTASPARYQLPEHLSRNLPAKVVDEFREVVHPREFEQAEEAEPVQEDQYEEEPTLINETLVGEVTIKDVEKELILKTLEKNDNNRRKTAKDLDLSERTLYRKIKEYDL from the coding sequence ATGAGCAACCGGGAACGGTTACTGGAATTACAAGATCAATTTGGGATTATCGGTCGCTCGGAAGCGATTTTCGAGGTCATCGAGACGATCGATCAGGTGGCGAAGACCGATATCGCGGTGCTGGTGGTCGGCGAATCCGGCTCTGGCAAGGAATTGATCGCCAAAGCCATTCATAATCACAGCAAGCGTCGGCATGAGCCGCTGGTAACGGTGAACTGCGGAGCTATTCCTCCGGGAATCCTTGAAAGCGAACTCTTTGGCCACAAAAAAGGGTCATTTACCGGCGCATCCGAAGAGCGAAAGGGCTATTTCGAAACGGCAGATGGCGGGACCATCTTCCTGGACGAAATCGGCGAAACTCCGCTGGAAACCCAGGTGCGTCTCCTGCGTGTTATTGAGCAGGGCGAATTTATGAAGGTCGGCGGCTCGGAGAACATCTATGCGGATGTCCGGGTTATTGCCGCCTCCAACAAGGATCTCTCAAAGCAGGTTCGAAAAAATGAGTTTCGGAAAGATCTGTACTACCGGTTAAAGGCGATTACGGTGGAAGTACCGCCTCTCAGGAAACGGAAAGAGGATATCCCGTTGCTGGTGGAGAATTTTGCCACTGAATTTTGTAAACGGAACAACATTCCGAACAAGGGATTTACCGAAGACGCCTTTACGGAACTGAAGCGGTATGACTGGCCCGGCAACGTCCGGGAACTCCGGAATTTTGTAGAGAGTATCGTCATCCTGGAAAAAGGAAATCGAATTGAAGGGGATCATATCCGACGATATCTCCACAAGGATAAAGCCTTTGGCGAGAATGGCGACGCTGACAGCTCGGAATATCGCAGTGAAAATCTGCCGGTGAAAATGGATAAATCGGTGGAGGAGGCCGAACGGGAACTGATTCTCCAGCAGCTCTTTCTAATGCGGCGGGATCTTGCCGAGATCAAATCGGTGTTGAGTGGAAAATCAGATACCGCAAGCCCGGCGAGATATCAGTTGCCGGAGCATCTCAGCCGGAACCTGCCGGCGAAGGTGGTGGATGAATTTCGCGAGGTCGTGCATCCCAGAGAATTTGAACAGGCTGAGGAAGCTGAGCCGGTTCAGGAAGACCAATATGAAGAGGAACCGACGCTGATAAACGAGACGTTAGTCGGGGAAGTGACCATCAAAGATGTGGAAAAGGAACTCATTCTGAAAACGCTGGAGAAAAACGATAACAACCGGCGGAAGACAGCCAAGGATTTAGATCTGAGCGAGCGGACACTCTACAGGAAGATCAAGGAATATGACCTTTAA
- the asnS gene encoding asparagine--tRNA ligase, whose amino-acid sequence MDHVYIKDLKNHVGDVVTIKGWVYNTRSSGKIWFLLTRDGTGIVQGVALANELEDEVFDLYSDLSQESSVIVKGEVQKDDRAPGGYELLLKDVQMVNQAVDYPITPKEHGVTFLQDHRHLWIRSSQQHALLKIRHEVINACRDFFNSRDFLLFDAPMFTPNAVEGTTTLFETEYFGEKAYLTQSGQLYGEAGAMAFGKVYVFGPTFRAEKSKTRRHLTEFWMVEPEMAYYDLNDNMDLAEEFVEYVVQRTLEECRDELRELERDVSKLENIHRPFPRITYTEAVELLHEHDHDFEWGGDFGAPDEQLIAEQYDKPVMVHRYPADVKAFYMKRDPEDEKLALGVDMLAPEGYGEIIGGGQREDDYDTLVKRIEEHGLPQDPFEWYLDLRRYGSVPHSGFGMGIERAIAWISGVHHLRETIPFPRTISRLEP is encoded by the coding sequence GTGGATCACGTTTACATCAAAGATTTAAAGAATCACGTAGGGGACGTCGTTACAATCAAGGGTTGGGTATACAATACGCGATCCAGTGGGAAAATCTGGTTTCTGCTTACCAGAGATGGAACAGGCATCGTGCAGGGAGTCGCGCTGGCGAATGAACTAGAGGATGAGGTGTTCGACCTGTACAGCGATCTGTCGCAAGAGTCATCCGTGATTGTAAAGGGAGAAGTCCAGAAAGACGACCGGGCTCCCGGCGGATATGAACTGCTCCTGAAGGATGTGCAGATGGTGAACCAGGCGGTTGACTATCCGATTACCCCAAAGGAACACGGGGTGACTTTTCTGCAGGATCACCGGCATCTCTGGATACGGTCCTCCCAACAGCATGCGCTGCTGAAAATCCGGCATGAGGTGATCAATGCCTGCAGAGATTTTTTTAACAGCCGGGACTTCCTGCTGTTTGATGCACCCATGTTCACACCGAATGCTGTGGAAGGCACTACAACCTTGTTCGAGACCGAATATTTTGGCGAAAAGGCGTACCTGACCCAAAGCGGCCAGCTCTACGGCGAAGCCGGAGCGATGGCGTTCGGCAAGGTCTATGTCTTCGGTCCGACGTTCCGGGCAGAAAAGTCCAAGACCCGCCGCCATTTGACGGAATTCTGGATGGTGGAACCGGAAATGGCCTACTATGATCTGAACGACAATATGGATCTCGCAGAAGAATTTGTTGAATACGTCGTCCAGCGAACCCTGGAAGAGTGCCGGGATGAACTCAGGGAACTGGAGCGGGACGTCTCCAAACTGGAAAATATCCATCGACCGTTCCCGCGGATCACCTACACTGAAGCGGTAGAGTTGCTCCACGAACACGATCACGATTTTGAGTGGGGCGGCGATTTCGGGGCGCCGGACGAACAACTCATTGCGGAACAGTATGATAAGCCGGTGATGGTGCACCGATATCCCGCAGATGTGAAAGCCTTCTATATGAAGCGTGATCCGGAGGATGAAAAGCTGGCGCTCGGCGTGGATATGCTTGCGCCGGAGGGCTATGGCGAAATCATCGGCGGTGGCCAGCGTGAAGACGATTACGATACGCTGGTCAAGCGAATCGAAGAACACGGACTGCCGCAGGATCCCTTCGAGTGGTACCTGGATCTCCGGCGGTACGGTTCAGTGCCACATTCCGGTTTCGGCATGGGCATTGAGCGCGCTATTGCATGGATTTCCGGCGTGCACCATCTCAGAGAAACGATCCCGTTTCCCAGGACTATCTCCAGGCTGGAACCGTAA
- a CDS encoding TIGR00725 family protein produces MSADTHSSQTTPRIAVFGGRVSSDQLLDEAFEVGRLIAGRGGLLYCGGMGGVMEAASKGARESGGDVVGILPTGDTDHANPYISIPVVTGIGTARNSIIARSVHGGIAIDGRYGTLSEIAYGIDFNKPIIGINTWDIEGVIPAKDAAEAIEKLWEVCTWQ; encoded by the coding sequence ATGAGCGCAGACACACACAGCTCTCAAACCACACCCCGGATTGCCGTCTTCGGTGGCCGGGTTTCCTCCGATCAATTGTTGGATGAGGCTTTCGAAGTCGGTCGTTTAATTGCCGGGCGGGGTGGCCTCTTGTATTGCGGAGGAATGGGAGGCGTGATGGAAGCTGCCTCAAAAGGGGCCAGAGAATCCGGCGGAGATGTGGTAGGCATCTTGCCGACAGGGGATACAGACCATGCGAATCCGTATATCTCCATTCCAGTGGTGACCGGGATCGGGACTGCGAGAAACAGCATCATCGCCCGATCTGTCCATGGCGGAATTGCTATTGACGGGCGGTACGGTACGCTGTCGGAAATTGCATACGGTATTGACTTTAATAAACCGATCATTGGCATTAATACCTGGGATATCGAGGGGGTTATCCCGGCGAAGGATGCTGCTGAAGCGATAGAGAAATTGTGGGAGGTTTGTACATGGCAGTGA
- a CDS encoding acylphosphatase, whose amino-acid sequence MYMAVRVHIVVIGHVQGVGFRYYTFKRAREIGVTGYVKNLPDGTVEIEAEGDRAEVEELIEAVKVGPRAAVVNDVSISWETYSGEYNDFSVDY is encoded by the coding sequence TTGTACATGGCAGTGAGGGTTCACATTGTCGTTATCGGTCATGTTCAGGGCGTTGGCTTTAGATATTATACCTTTAAGCGCGCCCGTGAGATTGGTGTGACAGGCTACGTGAAGAACTTACCGGACGGTACGGTGGAAATCGAAGCCGAGGGCGATCGGGCCGAAGTGGAGGAATTGATCGAAGCCGTGAAAGTCGGGCCGAGAGCTGCGGTAGTCAATGATGTCAGCATTAGTTGGGAAACCTACTCTGGCGAATACAACGACTTCAGCGTGGATTATTAA
- a CDS encoding NAD+ synthase encodes MRVHLAQINPTVGDFRGNIKKITRYYQEAVKDGSECVIFPELAVTGYPPQDLLLVNQFIEENLEAIDEVAAEIGRVPAIVGFVDFENEQMYSAGAVIRNGQIQEVVHKCLLPTYDVFDEDRYFQRADECSPVTLSLNGTEVSLGVHICEDLWDNYHSLKVVDELASDGADLFINLSASPFFSGKFRERYNLAMKKVEAFGKPFVYCNLVGGQDELVFDGNSFVIDGEGNSIAWGNAFQEELLGVDIALGGSDTQPVDVPRISREEEMFRALQLGLRDYFRKSGFDSAVIGLSGGIDSSLVAVIAKEALGSDNVYGISMPSHVSSDHSKSDARQLAQNLGINFTSIPIADTYNAYLEMLKEPLAGTEPDTTEENIQARIRGNILMAYSNKFGHLVLSTGNKTELALGYCTLYGDMAGGLAVISDVNKMDVYSLCEWYNFSNDAEIIPENILTKPPSAELKEGQVDPFDYNVVSPLVDEVVENHRSVQSLVDMGYDRELAKDVIKKIRIAEYKRRQAAPGLKVTRKSFGSGRRMPIVNHYREEERT; translated from the coding sequence CTGCGAGTCCATTTAGCGCAAATAAATCCAACGGTCGGGGATTTCCGGGGGAATATCAAAAAAATCACCCGCTATTATCAGGAGGCGGTAAAGGATGGCAGTGAATGTGTCATTTTTCCCGAACTGGCAGTCACTGGGTATCCGCCGCAGGATCTGCTGCTCGTCAACCAGTTTATCGAGGAAAATCTTGAGGCCATCGATGAAGTAGCCGCAGAAATTGGTCGGGTACCGGCGATTGTGGGCTTCGTGGATTTTGAAAACGAACAGATGTATTCCGCCGGAGCTGTGATTCGGAATGGGCAAATTCAAGAAGTTGTGCATAAATGCCTGCTCCCGACATATGATGTTTTTGATGAGGATCGTTATTTTCAGCGGGCCGATGAGTGTTCGCCGGTCACCCTCTCCCTGAATGGAACAGAGGTCAGTCTCGGCGTCCATATCTGTGAGGATCTTTGGGATAATTACCATTCGCTAAAAGTGGTGGATGAACTGGCCTCCGACGGTGCCGATCTCTTTATTAATCTCTCCGCCTCGCCATTTTTTTCCGGGAAATTCCGTGAACGCTACAATTTAGCCATGAAAAAGGTAGAAGCCTTCGGAAAGCCGTTTGTCTACTGTAACCTGGTCGGCGGTCAGGATGAACTGGTTTTTGACGGGAACAGTTTTGTCATTGATGGCGAGGGCAATTCCATCGCCTGGGGCAATGCATTTCAGGAGGAACTGCTCGGTGTGGACATCGCGCTGGGCGGCTCAGATACCCAACCAGTCGACGTGCCCCGCATTTCCAGGGAAGAGGAGATGTTCAGGGCGTTGCAACTTGGGCTGCGGGATTATTTCCGGAAATCCGGTTTTGATTCAGCGGTTATCGGGTTGAGCGGCGGCATCGATTCCTCGCTGGTGGCAGTCATCGCAAAAGAAGCGCTCGGATCGGATAATGTATATGGCATTAGCATGCCGTCCCATGTGTCGTCCGACCACTCCAAGAGTGATGCCCGACAGCTCGCCCAAAATCTGGGGATTAATTTCACCTCTATTCCCATTGCCGATACATACAACGCTTATCTTGAGATGCTGAAAGAACCGCTTGCCGGGACGGAACCGGATACCACTGAGGAGAACATCCAGGCTCGAATCCGTGGAAACATCCTGATGGCGTACTCCAACAAATTCGGGCACTTGGTGCTTTCCACGGGAAACAAAACGGAACTGGCGCTAGGCTATTGTACATTGTACGGCGACATGGCTGGCGGCCTGGCCGTGATAAGTGACGTGAATAAAATGGACGTCTACAGCCTGTGTGAATGGTATAATTTTTCCAATGATGCGGAGATCATCCCGGAGAATATTCTGACCAAACCACCGTCGGCGGAACTGAAAGAAGGCCAGGTCGATCCGTTCGATTACAATGTGGTCAGCCCGTTGGTGGATGAAGTAGTGGAAAACCACCGTAGTGTCCAGTCTCTGGTAGATATGGGGTATGACCGGGAATTAGCAAAGGATGTCATAAAAAAAATCAGAATTGCAGAGTATAAACGACGTCAGGCAGCCCCGGGGCTCAAAGTCACCCGAAAATCCTTTGGAAGCGGGCGCCGGATGCCGATTGTCAACCATTATCGTGAAGAGGAACGGACATGA
- a CDS encoding adenine phosphoribosyltransferase: protein MNVEDLKQHIRNIPDFPRPGIMFRDISTLLLEPEAVKTVLDALEDHFKDLDATKIAGIESRGFIFAAALADRMNLGLVLIRKSGKLPGDVHEESYDLEYGTDTLELHKDAIGESDNVILIDDLLATSGTMSAAVRLIEDAGGAVGGIGVVVELDALGGREALDDYNLYSLIHY, encoded by the coding sequence ATGAACGTTGAAGATCTGAAGCAGCATATCCGAAACATCCCTGATTTTCCGCGACCCGGCATTATGTTCCGGGATATCAGCACCCTCTTACTGGAGCCGGAAGCCGTAAAAACGGTCCTGGATGCGCTGGAGGATCATTTCAAAGATCTGGACGCTACCAAGATTGCCGGGATCGAATCCCGGGGATTTATCTTTGCCGCAGCTTTGGCTGACAGGATGAATCTCGGTCTTGTCCTCATTCGCAAATCAGGAAAGCTCCCGGGTGATGTGCACGAGGAATCGTACGACCTGGAATATGGCACCGATACACTGGAATTGCACAAGGATGCCATCGGTGAATCCGATAATGTCATTCTCATTGATGACTTGCTTGCAACGAGCGGGACCATGAGTGCGGCGGTTCGGCTCATCGAAGACGCCGGCGGCGCAGTTGGCGGAATCGGAGTCGTTGTCGAACTGGATGCCCTTGGCGGCCGGGAGGCATTAGACGATTATAATCTGTATTCGCTGATACATTATTGA
- a CDS encoding mechanosensitive ion channel family protein has protein sequence MELITNHWEILTKFGVAILGAILIGLLVHFVLYRIGNRLSSRTETIIDNAMLKHFRRPLLLVLPMLFLHFVIPVYRTSIPEAIAGGISVLANILFTIGIAWVLVKAVYVLEEVLLSEFRVDVQDNLKARKIHTQMQLVKKIVTVLVGILALATILMNFERFRELGTGILASAGLAGIIIGFSAQKTLANLLAGIQIAITQPIRLDDVVIVEGEWGWIEEITLTYVIVRIWDLRRLVVPISNFLDKPFQNWTRESADILGTVFLYVDYTVPIDEIRQELQRLLENSEYWDGKVCRLHTTNATDKSVELRALMSAKDSPSAWELRCEVREKLIDFVQNNYPEGLPKVRAELGSQPEIERSDLENQGESLSG, from the coding sequence ATGGAACTGATCACCAATCACTGGGAAATCCTGACAAAATTCGGGGTGGCTATTTTAGGCGCCATACTCATCGGATTGCTGGTGCATTTTGTGTTGTATCGCATTGGAAACCGCCTGAGCAGCAGGACGGAAACCATCATCGACAATGCCATGCTGAAGCATTTTCGTCGCCCGCTGCTCCTGGTCCTTCCTATGCTGTTCCTGCATTTTGTCATTCCTGTTTATCGCACCAGTATCCCTGAGGCGATAGCCGGTGGGATATCTGTGCTGGCGAATATCCTGTTCACCATCGGTATTGCCTGGGTACTTGTGAAAGCAGTATACGTGCTGGAAGAAGTCCTGCTTTCCGAGTTTCGCGTGGATGTACAGGATAATTTAAAGGCGCGGAAAATCCACACCCAGATGCAGCTAGTAAAGAAAATCGTAACCGTACTGGTCGGTATCCTGGCGCTGGCGACTATTTTGATGAACTTTGAGCGATTCCGGGAACTGGGGACCGGAATTCTGGCGTCCGCAGGGCTGGCGGGGATTATCATCGGCTTTTCTGCACAGAAGACCCTGGCGAATCTATTGGCCGGAATTCAGATTGCGATTACCCAGCCGATCCGTCTCGATGATGTGGTCATTGTCGAGGGCGAATGGGGCTGGATAGAGGAAATTACGCTGACCTATGTGATCGTCCGGATCTGGGATTTGCGTCGGTTGGTTGTGCCAATTAGCAATTTTCTGGACAAACCGTTCCAAAACTGGACCAGGGAATCCGCAGATATCCTGGGTACCGTCTTTCTCTATGTCGACTACACTGTTCCCATAGATGAAATCCGGCAGGAACTCCAGCGATTGCTCGAAAATTCGGAATATTGGGACGGCAAGGTCTGTCGACTCCATACAACGAATGCCACGGATAAATCGGTGGAACTACGGGCTTTGATGAGCGCGAAAGATTCGCCCTCTGCGTGGGAGCTCCGGTGCGAAGTCCGTGAAAAACTCATCGATTTTGTGCAGAACAATTATCCGGAAGGTCTGCCAAAGGTCCGGGCGGAATTAGGGTCGCAGCCAGAGATTGAACGCTCAGATCTCGAAAATCAAGGAGAATCACTGTCAGGATAA